In Candidatus Melainabacteria bacterium RIFOXYA2_FULL_32_9, the sequence ATGGGAAAAGATTCCCGCTAATTATTTAGCCTTTATTCATATTGCCTGTTGCGTTATGGTTCTTTCTAAAATTTTTGTCGGATAGGTTCTAAGCATCACTTTAATTGAAATATAGCTAATTTCTAATTATTTCTGAAAATGCCGCTTTATTTTCCTGCCATAATTGCTCAATATTGACATTATCAGGCAGTTCAAGGGTGATTACAGGAATACCTCTTTCTATTCCTGCATAACTACCAAAAGATCCTGGAGTTGGATAACCAATATCTTCTTGAACGGGATATCCATTTAATCTTGATATCTTTTCGGCTAATTCTTTCGCTGGACCATCATAATTTACAATTCTATATGGAGTATGAAGTGTTATTATCACATCAGGCTTATATTCATCAATTACATTAGTTAAAAATCTTGTCTCTAGCTCACTTGCAGAAAATTCTCCTGAATAATATTCATCTTTTTTAGAAGATAATTCCCAATTTTTTGTAGGAAAATTCCTGTTTAAGTCAACTCCGTTTGCATTCCCCCTGGTATTCAATTCTTTACCATCCGGATTTAAAACAGGAATAAATAAAATTATATTTCCGTTTATAATTGCAGGATTATTAGTTATCTCATTCATTAAATTTAATATTAATGGTTCACCCTCAGGTTCATCACCATGGAATACTCCAATAAACAGAATTGTTTTGCCTTTTTCTGAAGAATGAGATTCAGCTTTGAAAAGCTGAATCTCATTTCCTTTTATAGTTAATTCTTTTTTAACTAATTTTATGGTCATTATTAAACTCTAAAGACTATTTAGCTCTTACAGCCATAGTACCTTTAATTATGCCAACAAAACTATCAGCTTCAAGGCTTGCACCACCAACTAAAGCTCCATCAATATCTGACATTGACATTTGCTCTTCGATGATTGATGGTTTAACACTTCCACCATAAAGAATTCTGGCTTGATTTGCAGCTTCCTGAGTAGAAACTTCAGCAATTACTGATCTGATCATTTTAATTACTCTGTTAGCTTCTTGAGCATCGCAAGTTTTGCCTGTTCCAATAGCCCATATTGGCTCATATGCAAATACTGATTTTGCAATATCTTCAGCACTAATACCAACTAAAGCAGCTCTAATCTGAGTTGCAATATGCTCATCAGTCACACCAGCTTCTCTTTGCTCTAATGTTTCACCACAACAGATAATAGGAATAAGTCCATGAGAAAGAACAGCTTTTGCTTTAAGATTTACGGTTTCATTTGTTTCACCAAAATATTCTCTTCTTTCACTATGACCTATAATTACCGTTGTTACTCCAACATCATGAAGCATAGGAATTGATACTTCACCGGTATAAGCTCCAGAATCTTTATAGTAACAATCCTGAGCGCCAAGATAAATTCCTTTACCGTGCTCTAAAATCTTACCAACTGAATGAAGCGCAGTAAAAGTAGGACATACAGCAACGATAGGCATTGCATCTTTGTTTAAGTCCATTAATTTAACTTTAATATCCTCAGTTAAAGCAACAGCTTCATCAACAAGTTTATGTAATTTCCAGTTTCCTGCAATAACGGGTCTTCTAGTCATTATTAATACCTCTTTTTAAATTAATAAAATTAAAAGCGGCGGTAACTCATTTCTATTAATAATAGAAGTCAAAGCCTAACCGCCGCTCTTTATCAAATTTTATTGTTTATTAGCTATAAACACAATAAATTCTGCAAGTCTTGTACTATAGCCCATTTCATTATCATACCAGGAAACAACTTTAACCATATGTTCACCCATTGTCATGGTTAATTTTGAATCCACGCTGCTGCTATAGTGTGAACCGATAAAGTCAGTACTTACTAATGGTTCATCAACGTATTCTAAAATACCTTTTAATTCACCTTCAGCAGCTTTTTTAAGAGCAGCATTAACTGATTCAATGGTAACTGGTTTTTCTGTTCTTGCAACGAGATCAACAACACTTACGTCAGGGGTTGGGACTCTCATAGCAAAACCGTTTAATTTTCCTTTTAATTCAGGTAATACTAAACCAACAGCTTTAGCAGCACCAGTAGTTGTAGGAACGATATTTAAAGCACCAGCTCTAGCTCTTCTTAAATCTTGATGACCAGCATCTAAGATTCTTTGATCACCTGTATATGAGTGAACAGTTGTCATTAAACCTTCGATGATACCAAATTCTTTATGAAGAACTTTAGCTATAGGAGCTAAGCAGTTTGTTGTACAACTAGCCATTGATATTACAGCATGTTTTGATGGATCATAAACATCTTCGTTAATGCCTAAACAGATTGTAACATCTTCATTTTTAGCAGGAGCTGAAATAATAACTTTTTCAGCACCAGCTGTGATATGAGCATTTGCTTTTTTAGCATCTGTAAAGAATCCTGTGGATTCAACAACAACTTTAACGCCTAAAGCTTTCCAAGGTAAAGCTGCTGGATCTTTTTCTGCGTAAAATTTGATTTTTTTACCGTTTACTACAATGCCATCTTCTTCTGCTTTTAC encodes:
- a CDS encoding triose-phosphate isomerase is translated as MTRRPVIAGNWKLHKLVDEAVALTEDIKVKLMDLNKDAMPIVAVCPTFTALHSVGKILEHGKGIYLGAQDCYYKDSGAYTGEVSIPMLHDVGVTTVIIGHSERREYFGETNETVNLKAKAVLSHGLIPIICCGETLEQREAGVTDEHIATQIRAALVGISAEDIAKSVFAYEPIWAIGTGKTCDAQEANRVIKMIRSVIAEVSTQEAANQARILYGGSVKPSIIEEQMSMSDIDGALVGGASLEADSFVGIIKGTMAVRAK
- a CDS encoding type I glyceraldehyde-3-phosphate dehydrogenase, whose amino-acid sequence is MVKIAINGFGRIGRNTLRAAVQSGNFDKVEYVAINDPGLDPKQAAFLLVHDSVMGKFNADVKAEEDGIVVNGKKIKFYAEKDPAALPWKALGVKVVVESTGFFTDAKKANAHITAGAEKVIISAPAKNEDVTICLGINEDVYDPSKHAVISMASCTTNCLAPIAKVLHKEFGIIEGLMTTVHSYTGDQRILDAGHQDLRRARAGALNIVPTTTGAAKAVGLVLPELKGKLNGFAMRVPTPDVSVVDLVARTEKPVTIESVNAALKKAAEGELKGILEYVDEPLVSTDFIGSHYSSSVDSKLTMTMGEHMVKVVSWYDNEMGYSTRLAEFIVFIANKQ